The window AGTCCGTGTGCGAACGGTTCGACCGCGGTGAAGATGACCAGACCTGCGAAAAGGAACATCCCGACGTATATCGGAACGCGGATGTTTTTCGTGAACGATTGGAAGTAAGCCGGAATCCCGACCTGTTCTTCCTCACTATCAGGTGCGTTCAGCGTGAAGAGGATGTACGTAAAGTAGAGTCCGACCAGGAACAGCATGTCGGGCCAGCCGATGCCGCCACCGAGGGGAACGAGGAAGGCATAGACGGTTGCGACGAACAGAAAGAGGATTTCGGTCGAAATATCCGGGTCGAGCTTCACGCGGTCGGCGAGGAAACCGCTACGGTTTTCGACCGCGGGGTCGTTCGTCGTCTTCGCTTTGTAAATCGCGAAGACGGCGATGGCCGACCAACCGAGTCCGATGAGGATACGATTCGCACCGGTCATGTTCGCGACGGCGAGGCTCGCGTTCTCCGCTCCGCGAGGGGTACCGGCGAACGCGCCCGCGTTCCACGCATACAGTGCGTCAACTGCGTACTCCGGAGCGACGGCGAGGACGGCGAGGATCGCGAGCGCGAACGCACGCGGGACGTCCTCTTCCGCCGTCTCGGCCGCCCACGCCAGCAGGAACGATGCGCCAAGCACAGAAATTCCCGTAATGGCTATCGTCGCGAGATTCGAAAGGCCGTGGGCGTGGCCGGTCGCCCACAACCCCATCCACGGTGCAGTCAGGAGGACCGAGAACAGAACTGCAGTAAGGGGGTGTCGTAATCGTCCAGTCATCGAAATTGATTTTCTTCCCCCCGCAAGTAACGCTTGCGTTCCGGAATCAGGGGAAAAGGAAGAACACGAACACGCCGTACCCACCGACGAGCAGCAGACCGTTGAAT of the Haladaptatus caseinilyticus genome contains:
- a CDS encoding sodium:calcium antiporter — protein: MTGRLRHPLTAVLFSVLLTAPWMGLWATGHAHGLSNLATIAITGISVLGASFLLAWAAETAEEDVPRAFALAILAVLAVAPEYAVDALYAWNAGAFAGTPRGAENASLAVANMTGANRILIGLGWSAIAVFAIYKAKTTNDPAVENRSGFLADRVKLDPDISTEILFLFVATVYAFLVPLGGGIGWPDMLFLVGLYFTYILFTLNAPDSEEEQVGIPAYFQSFTKNIRVPIYVGMFLFAGLVIFTAVEPFAHGLEEYGKQIGVPPFLMIQWVAPLASESPELIVVAYLVNKARSTAAFNALISSKLNQWTLLIGTLVLVYSISLGNFHTLPLGDKQNGEIWLTAAQSFFALTILVNFNISIREAVALLGLFLVQLFPSFHHYEALIGFSVVYIVLGLLLLAYRREEFQLLVGRVYRRIKGGERSPAEQV